GGAACGTGGCGAGCGTCGTTAAGGCCAAGCTGGCAGGAGAGCCGGCGGCGGACTACGTCATCGAAATCGGAACCATGCTCCCGAAGATCAAGGCCATCGCAGGGGCCAAGACCATGGAGGAGATACTCGTCGTGCTCGAGGGCACCCCCTACGAGGAGCCCTACCAGAAGCTCATCCTCGGGGAGATAACCCCCAGGGAGTTTGAGACCGAGCTCTACAGGATGCACTACGGCAAGCTGCTCAGCTACGCCCTCTCCAGGAAGGAGGATGAACGCATAATCCTTGAGGAGTTCGTCAGGCTGAGGATAGACAGACTGAACATCCTCACAGTCCTGAGGGCGAAGGCTGCAGGAATGTCTGCAGAGGACATCAGGCCCATGATCATCTCCGGTGGAAGCGTCAGGCTCGACCCGCTCCTGCACGTGGACGACCTCGGCATGGCGCTGGCGGAGCTGGACTCCACCAAATACGGCCAGGTCATCAGGGACGTCAGGGAGGATGTCGAGAGGGATCTGAGCGTCCTCGAGAGGGCCCTCGAGAGGCACATCCTCACGCGGGTGAACGAGCTCAACAGGTTCTACCCGCTCAGCGTGGCCGCACCGCTCGGCTACGTCCTCCAGAAGGAGCGTGAGGTCAGGAAGCTCAGGGCCATAGCCAAGCTCATCAGCGACGGCCTCGAGCCCGAGAGGATAAAGGAGATGGCGGGTGATGCCGCATGAAGATAGCCGTGCTCGGGGACAGGGACACGGCGCTGGGGTTCAGACTCGCCGGCGCCCATGAGGTTTATTCCTTTGAGGACACGCCTCTGGAGATTGAGAGGCTCAGGAACAAGCTCAGGGAGCTTATCGAGAGGGGCGACGTGGGAATAATACTCATAACGGAGAGGTTCGCCCAGAAGGTTGAGATACCCGAGGTTACGCTTCCGATCATCCTTCAGGTGCCGGACAAGTCCGGCTCTAAGCTGGGAGAAGAGGCAATTAAGGAGATAGTTAGGAGGGCAATTGGTGTTGAGCTGAAGAGGTGAAAGGAAATGGGAAGGATAATTCGTGTTACGGGTCCCCTGGTCGTCGCCGACGATATGAAGGGCTCCAAGATGTACGAGGTCGTTCGCGTCGGCGAAATGGGTCTCATCGGAGAAATCATCCGCCTTGAGGGTGACAGGGCCGTTATCCAGGTCTACGAGGAGACTGCAGGTATAAAGCCCGGCGAGCCGGTTGAGGGAACCGGTGCCTCGCTGAGCGTTGAGCTCGGCCCGGGACTTCTTACTGCAATGTACGATGGTATTCAGAGGCCTCTTGAGGCCCTCCGGGACCTCAGCGGAGACTTCATAGCCAGAGGTCTCACCGCCCCGGCCCTTCCGAGGGACAAGAAGTGGCACTTCACGCCCAGGGTCAAGGTCGGCGACAGGGTCGTTGGCGGCGACGTGCTCGGCGTCGTTCCCGAGACGAGCATCATCGAGCACAAGATCCTCGTTCCCCCGTGGGTGGAGGGTGAGATAGTCGAGATAGCAGGGGAGGGTGACTACACCGTCGAGGAGGTCATTGCGAAGGTCAAGAAGCCCGATGGAACCATCGAGGAGCTCAAGATGTACCACCGCTGGCCGGTTCGTGTTAAGAGGCCCTACAAGAACAAGCTCCCGCCGGAGGTTCCGCTCATCACCGGACAGAGGACCATAGACACCTTCTTCAGCCAGGCCAAGGGTGGAACCGCCGCCATTCCCGGTCCGTTCGGAAGCGGAAAGACCGTTACCCAGCACCAGCTCGCCAAGTGGAGTGACGCCCAGATCGTCGTTTACATAGGTTGCGGCGAGCGCGGAAACGAGATGACCGACGTCCTTGAGGAGTTCCCGAAGCTCAAGGACCCGAAGACCGGAAAGCCGCTCATGGAGAGGACCGTTCTCATAGCCAACACCTCGAACATGCCGGTCGCGGCGCGTGAGGCTTCCATCTACACCGGAATCACCATAGCCGAGTACTTCCGCGACCAGGGCTACGACGTGGCCCTGATGGCAGACTCCACCTCGAGATGGGCCGAGGCTCTCCGTGAGATTTCGGGTCGTCTCGAGGAGATGCCGGGTGAGGAGGGTTACCCGGCCTACCTCGCGAGCAAGATTGCAGAGTTCTACGAGCGTGCCGGCCGTGTCGTGACCCTCGGAAGCGAGGAGAGGATTGGAAGCGTTTCGGTCATAGGTGCAGTTTCGCCGCCCGGTGGAGACTTCAGCGAGCCGGTCGTTCAGAACACCCTCCGTGTCGTCAAGGTCTTCTGGGCGCTCGACGCAGACCTTGCTCGTAGGAGGCACTTCCCGGCCATCAACTGGCTCAGGAGCTACTCGCTCTACGTCGACGCTATCAAGGACTGGTGGCACCAGAACGTTGATCCGGAATGGAAGGCCATGCGCGACAGGGCCATGGAACTCCTCCAGAAGGAGGCCGAGCTCCAGGAGATCGTCAGGATCGTCGGTCCGGACGCCCTCCCGGACAGGGAGAAGGCGGTGCTCATCGTCACCAGGATGATACGTGAGGACTTCCTCCAGCAGGACGCCTTCGACGAGGTTGACACCTACTGCCCGCCGAGGAAGCAGGTCACCATGCTCAGGGTTATCCTCAACTTCTACGACAAGACCATGGAGGCCGTGGACAGGGGCGTTCCTGTTGACGAGATAGCCAAGCTCCCCGTCAGGGAAAAGATAGGTCGTATGAAGTACGAGCCCGAGCTTGAGAACGTCAGGGCTCTCATGGATGAGACGAACGCTCAGTTTGAGGAGCTCTTCAAGAGGTACGGGGCGTGATGTCGATGCCGGGAATGGAGTACTCAACCGTTAGCAAGATTTACGGACCGCTCATGATCGTCGAGGGTGTCAAGGGCGTCGCCTACGGTGAGGTCGTTGAGATAGAGACCGAGGGCGGAGAGAAGAGGAAGGGACAGGTCCTCGAGGCAAGGGAGAACCTTGCCATCGTCCAGGTCTTCGAGGGAACGAGAGACCTCGACGTCAAAACGACCCGCGTCCGCTTCACCGGAGAGACCCTCAAGGTTCCGGTCAGCATGGACATGCTCGGAAGGGTCTTCAACGGTATCGGAAAGCCGATCGACGGCGGACCGGAGATCATCCCGGAGGACAGGCGCGACGTCCACGGTGCTCCCCTCAACCCGGTTGCTCGTGCCTATCCGAGGGACTTCATCCAGACCGGTGTCTCGGCCATAGATGGAATGAACACCCTCATCCGCGGCCAGAAGCTGCCCATCTTCAGCGGTTCCGGTCTTCCGCACAACATGCTCGCGGCTCAGATAGCGAGGCAGGCAAAGGTCCTCGGTGAGGAGGAGCAGTTCGCCGTCGTCTTCGCGGCCATGGGTATCACCTACGAGGAAGCCAACTTCTTCAAGAAGAGCTTCGAGGAGACCGGTGCGATAGAGAGGGCAGTCCTGTTCCTCAACCTCGCGGACGACCCGGCCATCGAGCGTATCATCACCCCGCGTATGGCGCTGACGGTTGCCGAGTACCTCGCCTTCGACTACGACATGCAGGTGCTCGTCATCCTCACGGACATGACCAACTACGCCGAGGCCCTGCGTGAGATTTCCGCCGCCCGTGAAGAGGTTCCGGGCAGGCGCGGTTATCCGGGTTACATGTACACCGACCTGGCCACCATCTACGAGCGTGCCGGTCGTGTCAGGGGCAGGAAGGGTTCCATCACCCAGGTGCCCATCCTGACGATGCCGGACGACGACATAACCCACCCGATTCCCGACCTGACCGGATACATCACCGAGGGTCAGATAGTCCTCAGCAGGGACCTCCACAGGAAGGGTATCTACCCGCCCATTGATGTCCTTCCGTCGCTCAGCCGTCTGATGAAGGACGGTATCGGTAAGGGCATGACCAGGGACGACCACCCGCAGCTCAGCCAGCAGCTCTACGCCGCCTACGCGGAGGGCAGGTCGCTCAGGGACCTCGTCGCCGTCGTTGGTGAAGAGGCCCTCAGCGAGACCGACAGGAAGTACCTCAAGTTCGCCGAGCGCTTCGAGAAGGAGTTCGTCGCCCAGCGCTACGACGAGGACAGGAGCATCGAGGAGACCCTCGACCTCGGCTGGGAGCTCCTCGCCGAGCTTCCGGAGGGAGAGCTCAAGCGTGTCAGGAAGGAGTACATCCTCAAGTACCACCCCAAGTACAGAAAGAGGGAGGGCTGACCTCCCTTCAACCCTTAGGTGGTCGAGATGGCAGAGCTGCTCAACGTCAAGCCCACCCGTATGGAGCTCCTGAACCTCAAGAGGCGCATCAAGCTGGCCAAGAAGGGTCACAAGCTCCTCAAGGACAAGCAGGATGCGCTCATCATGGAGTTCTTCACGATATACGATGAGGCGCTCCGGCTCAGGGAGGAGCTTGGGAGGAAAATGGACGAGGCCTTCAGAGCCCTTCAGGCGGCGGAGATAGACATGGGAATGCTCCGTCTCAAGGAGATAAGCCTCAGCGTCGAGCCCAACAGGGAGGTCGAGATAAAGCGGAGGAACGTCATGGGCGTCCCGGTTCCCCTCATAGAGGCGGACTCCTTCAGAAGGAACACGAACGAGCGCGGCTACGCCTTTGTCTCCAGCTCCGCCAAGGTCGACCTCGCCGCCGAGAAGTTCGAGGAGGTTCTCGACCTGGCCGTCCGCCTCGCCGAGGTTGAGGAGACACTCAAGAGGCTCGCGAGGGAGATAGAGGTCACAAAGAGGCGCGTTAATGCCCTCGAATACATCATAATCCCCCGCATGGAGGCCACGGTGAAGTTCATCAAGCAGCGTCTCGACGAGATGGAGCGCGAGAACTTCTTCAGGCTCAAGAGGGTTAAGGCCCTCATCGAGGCCAGGACCCGGGCAGAGGGCTTCTGATGCTTTTTTATCCCATTCGTTTATGTAGGTAGCTGTGTAGGCAAATTGCTTAAATATTACCTCTTCGTAGTTCTCTTCCGGTGGTGGGGATGGGAGAGTACTTTATAGAACCCGGGCTTGATCCAAGGAAGGACCACGTTCTCTACCGTGATGATGAGCACCTCGTCGTCTATCTTGGAACCCAGGAGGGAGGAGAAGACGTTGATGTCAACAGCTATCTCATAGTAAGCAGAGGGAAGGGGATCCTCATAGACCCCGGAGGGTACAAGATTTTTTCGAAGGTTCTTGCCAACGCTTCCAAGTACATAGACCCGAGGGACATCGAGTACGTTTACATCTGTCACCAGGACCCCGATGTTGCGGGAAGCCTTCCCCTCTGGAGGGAGGTCAGCAACGCGCGGATAATAACCCACTGGCTCTGGACGAGGTTCCTGCCTCACTTTGGCTTTGAGGATGCTAGGGCCGTTACACACGAACTGCCCGACGAGGGAGAGTCGATTGCCTTTGGTGCAACGACCCTCGAGTTCATCCCCGCTCACTTCCTCCACAGTCCGGGCCACTTTACCATATACGACAGGAGGAGCAAGTTCCTCTTTAGCGGGGACATAGGCATAGCAATTCTCGATGATCCATACATCGTTGTTGAGAGCATGGAGCGGCATATACAGGCGATGAAACCAGTCCACGAGAGGCTGATGCCGACGAGCAGGGCCATAAAAGCCTGGCTCGATCGCGTCAGCTACCTTGACGTCGAGGCAATACTGCCACAGCATGGGGCGATTATACCGAAGAAGTTCATACCACGCTTTTACGACTTCCTGAGAAACCTCAAATGCGGTGTTGACCTCTACCGCTGAGGTGGTACCATGAACGTCAGAAGCATCGAGAAGGCATCGAGCGCGCTGGCCCAGTCCGTCCGTATAAAGACGTCCAGCCGGGAGTCCAGCAAAATCATAAACGAGCTGGCGGAGGAAATAAGCGGTCAGTTTATAGACAACAACATGGTGATAATTGAGAACATCGAGAAGCTATCCCAGGTGATGAAGGAGCTTGAAAGGTTTCAGGAGGAGTTTCTGCCTTTCTTCCAGCGCTTTGAGGTCTTTGCCAGAGAGTTCAATACCCTGGTTGAGAACCTTGAGTACGTTTCGAGGATAAGTGACTCGATAGCGGGTGTCGCCAAGCAAACGAACCTCGTTGCCCTCAATGCATCGATAGAAGCTGCCCGTGCTGGTGAAGCGGGTAGGGGCTTCGCCGTCGTCGCCGACGAGATTAGGAAGATGGCGGTTCAAACGATGAACCTCGCCAAGGAGATCAAAGACTTCAACACCCGCGTTATGGGCCAGCTCGAAACCCTCAGGGATGCCCTGGCAGTCATGGATAGGATCCGGGAGGGAACCGAAATACTCGGCAGGGACATCGAGACTATAGTGGAGATAAGCTCCGTTCTCGATGAGATTTCCAGGGAGCAGGAGGAAATAGTCAACGATATCAGACGGCTCAAAGGGATAGCCCTGGCCTTGAGGAAGTTCGCCGATATGCAGGACAGGTACAACAAAGAACTCGCTTCCCTCCTTCGGATGATGGTTAGTGAGTATGCAAAGGAGCAGGGGGAATTGGGTGAATCGTGAGGTGCTGGTTATGACAGAAAAGCTTTACTATTTGGATCCATATGTTAGGGAGACCACCGCGAAGATCGTTGAGGTTAAGAATTTGGGCAACGGTCTCGTGGAGGTTCTTCTGGACAGAACGATTTTCTACCCTGAAGGCGGGGGCCAGCCCTCCGATCGGGGACTCATAGAGGGAGACGGCTTTGTTATAGAGATTGCAAGGGTTAAAGAGCGGAAAGAAATCTGGCATGAGGGAACCCTCATCGGAAGGCTTCCGGGGGAAGGCGAGGAGGTACGGCTCAGATTGGACTGGGAGTGGAGATACGAGAACATGAAAAACCACACCGGCCAGCACATCTTATCGGCTGTTCTCAAGAGGCTTTACAACCTCGACACGACCGGATTTCAGATCTTCGAGAACTACAACAAGATTGAGGTGAACGGTGAACTCGACTGGGGGATGGTAACTGCTGCTGAAATAGAGGCAAACGGGATAATCTCGGAGGGAATTCCTGTCACGGTTGATGAGTTCAAGTACCTGCCGGATGATATAGCGGAGACCCTGAGGAAGCACGTGAGCAAGGTGACGGACAGGGTTCGGATAGTCACTATTGGGGACATTGACAGAACCCCCTGCGGAGGAACGCACGTGGAAAACACCTCCGAGATTGGCCTCATAAAGGTGCTTCGTTTCTATAAGAAGTCCCGGGACCTCTGGCGCATCGAGTTCGTCTGCGGGAACAGGGCTCTAAAACACCTGAACAGGCTTCTTGAAGATTACTGGAGGGCCCTGGACGAGATGCCCAACAAGAACCGCCCGCTGGTCGAGCGCGTGGGGGAGCTGAAGACTGAGATAGAACGGCTTGAAAGGGAGAAGGAGGGCCTTAGGAGGGAACTCTGGAGGTGGAAGGCCAGGGCGCTCCTGGAAGAGGCCAGGGAAATCGGTGGGGTGAGGGTGGTCTCGTACGTTGAGGACGCCCCCATGAAGGACGCCCAGGCCTTCGTGGTGTACCTCGTGGACAAGAATCCGAACACGGTGGCCCTGGTGGCCGGGGAGAACTACGTGATATTTGCCAAGAACGAGAACGTTGGGGCGGTCTCAATGAAGGAACTGCTCGGGGAGGTTCTGTCAGAGGCCGGTGGCGGCGGAGGTGGCAGTGAAGTGCTCGCGAGGGGGGGCGGCTTTGCAGCATCGCCGGGGGAGGTTCTGGAGCTGGCCCTTGAAAAATTGAGGGGGAAGCTTTCCCCCTGAACTCTACCCCCTCGACAGGAACCTCTCCTCCAGCTCACGGTTTATCAGGACGAAGGCGAGGGCGAATACCACGAGGGCGAGGCCGATTGGCACTATCATCCACCAGGCCATGCTGTATATCGCGTTCTGGCTGAGCACCATTCCCAGCATCGTTCCCCAGTTGAATCCGGGTGCGACCCTGAAGAAGCCCAGTATCGATATCAGCGCGATGACCTTGGGTGCGAAGAGCGAGAGCTGGTAGATTGAGTATGGCCCGACTATCCTCAGTATGTGCCTCCGGAGTATCCACTTCCTGTCGGCGCCCAGACTTTCGGCCGCGGCCACGTACTCCTTGTTGAGCTCTGTCCTGACTATAGCCCCCACGTTCCTGGCTATCTTCCCGAAGAGCAGAAACGCCAGCGCCGGCACGAAGGCCCACATGGGTATCGTTATCCTGGCGTTGTAGGACACGCTCCCGGTCAGGGGTATGAGGGCTATCATGAAGGGTATGACTGGGATTATTGTGGAGAGCTTCGATATGGAATCCACGGCCGTTCCGGCTTTTCCCCTAAGTGAGGCGGCGAGGCCGGCGAGCGTTCCAAGGGCCACAGCCACCACCGCCGTGAGGTAGACGAGGATTACCGTCTGCCTCGCCCCCCACAGGAATGCCGCACCGACGTCCCTGCCGTAGGTGTCGGTTCCCAGGATACCGTAGGTGGCTCCCACTATTTTGACCGTTGAGTTGATTGCTCCCTCAACGGTTATCGTGTAAACCCCGTGCTCCGGAACGACCTCTCCGCTCCGGTTCACGAAGAACAGCGGCTTCAGGCCCATTCTAAAGGCCGTGTCCTCCATTCTGAACTCCACTCCCCTGTCTTCAGCTATCTCCATCAGCACCTGCCACTGATAGGCGAGGGAGACTTCATCGGAGGTTCCCCTGTAGAACTGGTAGCTCTCCCCTGAGGGCGTCGTCACCGTTACCGTCACGGGCCTTCCCTCGGTTCTGTTGAACTTCACTATTATATCCTGGGGTGGCTTTGAGTACCTGAAGTCGTACTCGAAGGTCTGAAGGCCAGGCTGACTCTTTACAGGGGCCAGTTCCTCCGTTGGAGGCAGGCTCTTTCCGAAGAGGTTCACCCACGAGGGCGGAACGAGCTTGGGGTTGTCCTTCCAGTAGAGGCCGTTGTACCAGTTCTCTATCTTCTCCTCGTTCACGAAGTAGGGGGCGATGAACGCTGCGATGGTGTATATCACGATGATGGCCACTCCCAGCCTGAGCTTGCTGGTTCTCATTGCCTCTCCCCTCCCGAGCGCGGGTCCAGGTAGAGGTACAGGCCCTCCATCACCACGGCGTTGATGAAGTAGAACAGCATCATAACCGCCGTCGCGAAGAACAGGATCTCGGGTGCATAGGCAAAACCGAACCCGTCCCCAATGCGGGTCAGCCCGAATGAAATCGCCATCAGATAGCCGAGGCCGTGTATGTTGAATATAACCTCGATGAGCATCATTCCTGTCAGTATCTCCAGGAAGTTGTACGTCGTGAATGTCAGGAACGCCGGTAAAGCGGTTCTGAGGAGTTTGCGCATTATCCTCCCCTCTGGCAGTCCCCTCGCGACGTCGTAGAGCACGTGGTCGCCGTTGCGCTCGTTCACTATCATGTTCCTGACGTTGAACGCGTACTCCCACAGGCTCGAGAACACCAGCGTGAGCACCGGAAGGGCCAGGGCCCTGAGGTAGGTGCTCGTGGATAGGGTTCCGTGCACCTCCGCCCAGTTGATGGTGCCCTCGAAGTTGATGGGGAACAGGGAGAGCTTCCAGTAGAAGAGGAACAGGAACACCACGCCTATGAACCAGGAGGGCATGGCCGAGAGGGTTGGGGCCAGGACGGAGACCACCTTATCGATCCACCCCCGGTAGTAGCCTGCCCTCAGCCCCAGGAAAAGCCCTACCGCGAGGAGGAAGACCTCGGTCAGCACGAGGAGGGCGAAGCTCTTGACGACGAAGGTCTCCAGGCTCTCCCCCCTCACCTCCGGCGGGTCCCTCAGGAACTTCCATGTGGCGGAGAAGTAGCCGCCTATAGTGTCCAGCAGGCTACTGTCGTTTTTCGGGTAGAACTTGTAGACCTTTCCGAGGTCGTTCCTTTCAATCCGCAGTTCTCCACCCGCTATGATGGTTCCGACCACGAGAAGGGCGAGGAACAGGATTAAAAGATTCCTCGTGATTATCCTGGCAACGGCTCCGGCTTTAGCCATGTTCCCACCCGGAAGTGACATCGATGTACTCTTTAAAACATTTACGAACCTGAGTAATTTTCGTCCGGTAGAAGAAGGAAATATAAATCAACGGTTCCCGGAAAATTAAAGCGTCACTCCGGGAAGAGCGTATCAAGCCCCAATTTCCGGTATACGAACTTTTTCTGCTCCGCGGGTACCACAGGCCTTGAGGTTTCCTTCTCCGCCT
The window above is part of the Thermococcus sp. JdF3 genome. Proteins encoded here:
- a CDS encoding ABC transporter permease; the protein is MAKAGAVARIITRNLLILFLALLVVGTIIAGGELRIERNDLGKVYKFYPKNDSSLLDTIGGYFSATWKFLRDPPEVRGESLETFVVKSFALLVLTEVFLLAVGLFLGLRAGYYRGWIDKVVSVLAPTLSAMPSWFIGVVFLFLFYWKLSLFPINFEGTINWAEVHGTLSTSTYLRALALPVLTLVFSSLWEYAFNVRNMIVNERNGDHVLYDVARGLPEGRIMRKLLRTALPAFLTFTTYNFLEILTGMMLIEVIFNIHGLGYLMAISFGLTRIGDGFGFAYAPEILFFATAVMMLFYFINAVVMEGLYLYLDPRSGGERQ
- a CDS encoding ATP synthase subunit B yields the protein MPGMEYSTVSKIYGPLMIVEGVKGVAYGEVVEIETEGGEKRKGQVLEARENLAIVQVFEGTRDLDVKTTRVRFTGETLKVPVSMDMLGRVFNGIGKPIDGGPEIIPEDRRDVHGAPLNPVARAYPRDFIQTGVSAIDGMNTLIRGQKLPIFSGSGLPHNMLAAQIARQAKVLGEEEQFAVVFAAMGITYEEANFFKKSFEETGAIERAVLFLNLADDPAIERIITPRMALTVAEYLAFDYDMQVLVILTDMTNYAEALREISAAREEVPGRRGYPGYMYTDLATIYERAGRVRGRKGSITQVPILTMPDDDITHPIPDLTGYITEGQIVLSRDLHRKGIYPPIDVLPSLSRLMKDGIGKGMTRDDHPQLSQQLYAAYAEGRSLRDLVAVVGEEALSETDRKYLKFAERFEKEFVAQRYDEDRSIEETLDLGWELLAELPEGELKRVRKEYILKYHPKYRKREG
- a CDS encoding methyl-accepting chemotaxis protein, with amino-acid sequence MNVRSIEKASSALAQSVRIKTSSRESSKIINELAEEISGQFIDNNMVIIENIEKLSQVMKELERFQEEFLPFFQRFEVFAREFNTLVENLEYVSRISDSIAGVAKQTNLVALNASIEAARAGEAGRGFAVVADEIRKMAVQTMNLAKEIKDFNTRVMGQLETLRDALAVMDRIREGTEILGRDIETIVEISSVLDEISREQEEIVNDIRRLKGIALALRKFADMQDRYNKELASLLRMMVSEYAKEQGELGES
- a CDS encoding V-type ATP synthase subunit C — its product is MEPGAVSGILDTTLAVVFTWVGYKTARIIWKYTPYSYPNARIRAMEAKLLTEQRFNELAESRTLQNFVVGLEDTDYRDYFADLSSYDVESIERALERALAGTYELMIKILPKRSAPFFRLMLEEWDVRNVASVVKAKLAGEPAADYVIEIGTMLPKIKAIAGAKTMEEILVVLEGTPYEEPYQKLILGEITPREFETELYRMHYGKLLSYALSRKEDERIILEEFVRLRIDRLNILTVLRAKAAGMSAEDIRPMIISGGSVRLDPLLHVDDLGMALAELDSTKYGQVIRDVREDVERDLSVLERALERHILTRVNELNRFYPLSVAAPLGYVLQKEREVRKLRAIAKLISDGLEPERIKEMAGDAA
- a CDS encoding ATP synthase subunit A, with the translated sequence MGRIIRVTGPLVVADDMKGSKMYEVVRVGEMGLIGEIIRLEGDRAVIQVYEETAGIKPGEPVEGTGASLSVELGPGLLTAMYDGIQRPLEALRDLSGDFIARGLTAPALPRDKKWHFTPRVKVGDRVVGGDVLGVVPETSIIEHKILVPPWVEGEIVEIAGEGDYTVEEVIAKVKKPDGTIEELKMYHRWPVRVKRPYKNKLPPEVPLITGQRTIDTFFSQAKGGTAAIPGPFGSGKTVTQHQLAKWSDAQIVVYIGCGERGNEMTDVLEEFPKLKDPKTGKPLMERTVLIANTSNMPVAAREASIYTGITIAEYFRDQGYDVALMADSTSRWAEALREISGRLEEMPGEEGYPAYLASKIAEFYERAGRVVTLGSEERIGSVSVIGAVSPPGGDFSEPVVQNTLRVVKVFWALDADLARRRHFPAINWLRSYSLYVDAIKDWWHQNVDPEWKAMRDRAMELLQKEAELQEIVRIVGPDALPDREKAVLIVTRMIREDFLQQDAFDEVDTYCPPRKQVTMLRVILNFYDKTMEAVDRGVPVDEIAKLPVREKIGRMKYEPELENVRALMDETNAQFEELFKRYGA
- a CDS encoding ABC transporter permease, with protein sequence MRTSKLRLGVAIIVIYTIAAFIAPYFVNEEKIENWYNGLYWKDNPKLVPPSWVNLFGKSLPPTEELAPVKSQPGLQTFEYDFRYSKPPQDIIVKFNRTEGRPVTVTVTTPSGESYQFYRGTSDEVSLAYQWQVLMEIAEDRGVEFRMEDTAFRMGLKPLFFVNRSGEVVPEHGVYTITVEGAINSTVKIVGATYGILGTDTYGRDVGAAFLWGARQTVILVYLTAVVAVALGTLAGLAASLRGKAGTAVDSISKLSTIIPVIPFMIALIPLTGSVSYNARITIPMWAFVPALAFLLFGKIARNVGAIVRTELNKEYVAAAESLGADRKWILRRHILRIVGPYSIYQLSLFAPKVIALISILGFFRVAPGFNWGTMLGMVLSQNAIYSMAWWMIVPIGLALVVFALAFVLINRELEERFLSRG
- a CDS encoding V-type ATP synthase subunit D, whose product is MAELLNVKPTRMELLNLKRRIKLAKKGHKLLKDKQDALIMEFFTIYDEALRLREELGRKMDEAFRALQAAEIDMGMLRLKEISLSVEPNREVEIKRRNVMGVPVPLIEADSFRRNTNERGYAFVSSSAKVDLAAEKFEEVLDLAVRLAEVEETLKRLAREIEVTKRRVNALEYIIIPRMEATVKFIKQRLDEMERENFFRLKRVKALIEARTRAEGF
- a CDS encoding alanine--tRNA ligase-related protein: MTEKLYYLDPYVRETTAKIVEVKNLGNGLVEVLLDRTIFYPEGGGQPSDRGLIEGDGFVIEIARVKERKEIWHEGTLIGRLPGEGEEVRLRLDWEWRYENMKNHTGQHILSAVLKRLYNLDTTGFQIFENYNKIEVNGELDWGMVTAAEIEANGIISEGIPVTVDEFKYLPDDIAETLRKHVSKVTDRVRIVTIGDIDRTPCGGTHVENTSEIGLIKVLRFYKKSRDLWRIEFVCGNRALKHLNRLLEDYWRALDEMPNKNRPLVERVGELKTEIERLEREKEGLRRELWRWKARALLEEAREIGGVRVVSYVEDAPMKDAQAFVVYLVDKNPNTVALVAGENYVIFAKNENVGAVSMKELLGEVLSEAGGGGGGSEVLARGGGFAASPGEVLELALEKLRGKLSP
- a CDS encoding MBL fold metallo-hydrolase, producing MGEYFIEPGLDPRKDHVLYRDDEHLVVYLGTQEGGEDVDVNSYLIVSRGKGILIDPGGYKIFSKVLANASKYIDPRDIEYVYICHQDPDVAGSLPLWREVSNARIITHWLWTRFLPHFGFEDARAVTHELPDEGESIAFGATTLEFIPAHFLHSPGHFTIYDRRSKFLFSGDIGIAILDDPYIVVESMERHIQAMKPVHERLMPTSRAIKAWLDRVSYLDVEAILPQHGAIIPKKFIPRFYDFLRNLKCGVDLYR
- a CDS encoding V-type ATP synthase subunit F, which gives rise to MKIAVLGDRDTALGFRLAGAHEVYSFEDTPLEIERLRNKLRELIERGDVGIILITERFAQKVEIPEVTLPIILQVPDKSGSKLGEEAIKEIVRRAIGVELKR